The Tripterygium wilfordii isolate XIE 37 chromosome 4, ASM1340144v1, whole genome shotgun sequence genome has a window encoding:
- the LOC119996397 gene encoding trafficking protein particle complex II-specific subunit 120 homolog isoform X2: MDVLLPDPLTFGFKLVRHDREHAEKLDVPIESSICIDKGSVLAHDMTPMEVLVRNNTKEMIKSLSITCRDVAGENCAKSVKTTVLWSAAAVIDDANDILRARARTDSPDEPIFCQGYPFHVRVNGTVYSVVEVR; encoded by the exons ATGGATGTTCTTCTGCCAGATCCATTGACATTTGGCTTCAAACTGGTTAGACATGATCGTGAACATGCTGAAAAGCTTGATGTTCCAATAGAGTCCAGTATATGCATTGATAAAGGTTCTGTGCTGGCACATGACATGACTCCTATGGAAGTTCTTGTTCGAAACAACACCAAGGAAATGATAAAGAGTCTTAGTATAACATGCAGGGATGTAGCTGGAGAGAATTGTGCCAAAAGTGTGAAGACCACTGTACTATGGTCTG CTGCCGCAGTGATTGATGATGCAAATGACATCCTCAGAGCTCGTGCAAGAACTGATTCCCCTGATGAACCAATCTTTTGTCAGGGATATCCATTCCATGTCCGTGTTAATGGGACT GTCTATTCCGTCGTCGAGGTTCGTTAG
- the LOC119996426 gene encoding phospholipase D alpha 1-like: protein MVQRLLHGTLHATIYEVDKLHNGCMNLFRNDLSTGRKNCGKRFLSQVKRLVLCRTEVIMYATVDLDKARVGRTRMVKNGPSNPQWYESFHIYCAHYISNVIFTVKNDDPIGATLIGRAYVPVEEIMNGYIVDKWVDILDVDHKPVPGGSRIHVRLQFFSVTQDSNWSQGIQNPIFEGVPYVFWNQRQGCKVTLYQDAHFDESLPIMIIEGKPYEPHRCWEDIFDAITNAEHFIYITGWSVYTNITLVRDPNRPKPGGDVTLGELLKIKAEKGVTVLMLVWDDRTSLEEFKKDGLMATHDQDTADYFRNTNVRCVLCPRNPDDGRSIIQGFEISTMFTHHQKTIVVDSGIPAEASHKRRIVSFIGGIDLCDGRYDAQSHPLFRTLDTVHHEDFHQPNFPGSSIRKGGPREPWHDIHCKIEGPAAWDVLYNFEQRWRRQVGNEWLIPMSKLEEIIIQPQPVTHSDDTETWNVQLFRSIDGGAASGFPEHPSDAAAVGLVSGKDNIIDRSIQDAYINAIRRAKNFIYVENQYFVGSSFGWRSRDIKDEDIGALHLIPKEISLKIVSKIEAGERFTAYIVIPMWPEGIPESGSVQAILDWQRRTMEMMYTDIVQALQKKGLDTDPKEYLTFLCLGNRETKKYGEYAPPETPEPNTDYSRAQQSRRFMIYVHSKMMIVDDEYIIVGSANINQRSMDGARDSEIAMGAFQPHHLATTREPKRSEIFRFRMALWYEHLGRLEVSFGEPESVACVRLVNAEADKLWNLYSSQTLDHDLPGHLLRYPIEVTNSGQVTTLPGFECFPDTEARVLGAKSDYLPPILTT from the exons ATGGTGCAACGTTTGCTCCACGGGACTCTCCATGCCACCATATATGAGGTTGATAAGCTACACAATGGATGCATGAATTTGTTTAGAAAC GATCTATCG ACCGGAAGAAAAAATTGTGGGAAAAGATTTTTAAGCCAAGTCAAGAGACTGGTGTTGTGCCGGACTGAG GTGATAATGTATGCAACAGTTGATCTAGACAAGGCAAGGGTAGGCCGAACCAGAATGGTAAAAAATGGACCCTCAAACCCGCAATGGTACGAGTCCTTCCACATATACTGTGCTCATTATATCTCAAATGTGATATTCACTGTCAAAAATGATGATCCCATTGGAGCAACTCTGATTGGAAGAGCTTATGTACCTGTCGAGGAGATCATGAATGGATATATAGTGGACAAATGGGTTGACATATTAGATGTAGACCACAAACCCGTGCCTGGAGGTTCAAGAATCCATGTGAGGCTACAGTTTTTCAGTGTAACCCAAGACAGTAATTGGTCTCAGGGAATCCAGAATCCGATATTTGAGGGAGTGCCTTATGTATTCTGGAACCAAAGACAAGGGTGCAAAGTCACTCTTTATCAAGATGCACATTTTGATGAAAGCTTGCCTATTATGATCATAGAAGGCAAACCTTACGAGCCTCACAGATGTTGGGAGGACATTTTTGATGCCATTACAAACGCCGAACATTTTATATACATCACTGGATGGTCTGTTTACACAAACATAACATTGGTAAGAGACCCAAATAGACCAAAACCGGGAGGCGATGTCACGCTTGGGGAGCTGCTGAAGATCAAGGCCGAAAAAGGTGTCACTGTTCTCATGCTTGTTTGGGATGATAGGACTTCATTAGAGGAATTCAAGAAAGATGGTTTGATGGCAACACACGACCAAGATACTGCAGACTATTTTCGGAACACAAATGTGCGCTGTGTTCTTTGTCCTCGAAATCCTGACGATGGAAGAAGCATAATTCAAGGGTTTGAGATTTCAACCATGTTCACTCACCATCAAAAAACAATTGTTGTGGACAGTGGAATCCCTGCTGAAGCATCACATAAGAGGAGGATTGTGAGCTTCATTGGGGGCATTGATCTTTGTGATGGGAGGTATGATGCACAATCGCACCCTCTTTTTAGGACTTTGGACACAGTCCATCATGAGGATTTCCATCAGCCAAACTTTCCAGGCTCATCAATCCGGAAAGGTGGTCCAAGGGAGCCCTGGCATGATATTCACTGCAAAATAGAAGGTCCTGCTGCTTGGGATGTCCTGTACAATTTTGAGCAGAGATGGAGAAGGCAAGTTGGGAATGAATGGCTAATTCCAATGTCCAAGCTTGAAGAAATAATAATCCAGCCACAGCCAGTTACTCATTCAGATGACACAGAGACGTGGAATGTCCAATTATTTCGTTCCATTGATGGTGGTGCTGCTTCCGGCTTTCCTGAACATCCTAGTGATGCTGCTGCAGTGGGTCTTGTTAGTGGGAAAGACAACATCATTGATCGAAGCATTCAAGACGCTTACATCAACGCCATTCGCAGAGCCAAGAATTTCATCTACGTTGAAAATCAATACTTTGTTGGAAGCTCATTTGGTTGGAGATCAAGGGATATCAAAGATGAAGACATTGGTGCTTTGCATCTAATACCCAAGGAGATCTCATTGAAGATTGTTAGTAAGATTGAAGCAGGGGAGAGATTCACTGCTTACATTGTTATCCCAATGTGGCCTGAAGGTATTCCTGAGAGTGGTTCTGTTCAAGCAATATTGGATTGGCAAAGAAGGACAATGGAGATGATGTATACTGATATTGTTCAAGCCCTTCAAAAGAAAGGACTCGACACAGATCCTAAAGAGTACCTAACATTTCTCTGTCTTGGCAATagagaaacaaagaaatatGGAGAATATGCACCTCCAGAGACTCCAGAGCCTAATACTGACTACAGTAGAGCTCAACAATCTCGGCGGTTCATGATCTATGTACACTCAAAGATGATGATCG TTGACGATGAATACATAATCGTTGGTTCAGCCAATATCAACCAAAGATCAATGGATGGTGCAAGGGACTCAGAGATTGCAATGGGAGCATTTCAGCCACATCATTTGGCAACTACTAGGGAGCCGAAGAGGAGCGAAATATTCAGATTCCGAATGGCATTGTGGTATGAACATCTTGGACGGCTTGAAGTTTCTTTCGGGGAACCAGAAAGTGTCGCATGTGTGCGGTTAGTAAATGCAGAGGCTGATAAACTCTGGAATCTATATTCGAGCCAGACACTTGATCATGACCTCCCTGGACACTTGCTTCGCTACCCAATAGAAGTCACTAACAGTGGACAAGTTACAACTCTTCCAGGGTTTGAGTGCTTTCCGGACACCGAGGCTCGTGTTCTTGGAGCCAAATCTGACTACCTTCCCCCAATCCTCACTACATAG
- the LOC119996348 gene encoding uncharacterized protein LOC119996348 isoform X1, whose protein sequence is MHTCRFVPSWICHLFACMGGCFGCCTKPPLIIAVDGPSKGLQIQGRKVKKSSVSEDFWSTSAGDMDNSAVQPQQSISPISTSNQPHDAAGSSSNPSEFVNHGLLLWNQTRQQWLGNKKAKEWSQVREPTISWNATYESLLGTSKPFPHPAPLPEMVDFLVDVWEQGGLYD, encoded by the exons ATGCATACTTGTAGATTTGTTCCGTCTTGGATCTGCCATCTTTTTGCCTGCATGGG AGGTTGTTTTGGATGCTGTACTAAACCCCCGCTGATTATTGCGGTGGATGGACCATCAAAAGGACTGCAAATTCAAGGCCGAAAGGTTAAAAAATCCAGCGTATCAGAGGATTTCTGGAGCACTAGTGCAGGTGACATGGACAATAGTGCAGTACAGCCCCAGCAAAGTATCTCACCAATAAGCACATCAAACCAGCCCCATGATGCTGCTGGCAGCTCAAGCAATCCTTCTGAATTTGTAAATCACG GTCTTCTTCTCTGGAACCAAACAAGGCAGCAATGGCTTGGAAACAAAAAAGCTAAGGAGTGGTCACAAGTTCGAGAGCCCACGATAAG TTGGAATGCGACTTATGAGAGTTTACTTGGGACTAGCAAGCCTTTCCCTCACCCTGCCCCTCTTCCT GAAATGGTGGATTTTCTAGTCGACGTTTGGGAGCAAGGTGGCTTGTATGACTGA
- the LOC119997214 gene encoding ethylene-responsive transcription factor SHINE 2-like — translation MVRSKKFRGVRQRQWGSWVSEIRHPLLKRRVWLGTFETAEAAAKAYDQAAILMNGQNAKTNFPTAKPRSNSNSGDESELCPKALSDLVNAKLRRCCKNISPSLTCLKLDTDNSHIGVWQKRAGSSRPGSSNWVMRVELGKKTQLVEEGAISTSSSSIESTQEKAAGNIGVDDDLEENRIALQMIEELLNWN, via the exons atggtacgGTCCAAGAAATTCCGAGGCGTCAGGCAGCGCCAATGGGGCTCCTGGGTTTCCGAAATTCGCCACCCTTTACT GAAGAGGAGGGTGTGGTTGGGGACATTTGAGACAGCAGAGGCAGCAGCAAAGGCATATGACCAGGCAGCAATACTGATGAATGGACAAAACGCCAAGACCAACTTTCCAACAGCGAAGCCTCGTAGTAATAGTAATAGTGGTGATGAGTCTGAATTGTGTCCGAAGGCACTTTCTGACCTTGTAAATGCTAAGCTTAGGAGGTGTTGCAAAAACATTTCTCCTTCACTCACTTGCCTCAAACTTGACACTGACAATTCCCACATCGGTGTTTGGCAAAAGAGAGCCGGTTCGTCTCGACCCGGTTCGAGTAATTGGGTGATGAGAGTTGAGCTTGGGAAGAAGACACAATTAGTGGAGGAAGGAGCAatatcaacatcatcatcatcaattgaGAGTACTCAAGAAAAGGCTGCAGGTAACATTGGCGTGGATGATGATCTTGAAGAGAATAGAATTGCATTGCAAATGATAGAAGAGCTACTTAATTGGAATTAA
- the LOC119996396 gene encoding uncharacterized protein LOC119996396: MLLRSASTPIFRSFTEPDLGLRIKPIRPISMSLSSIKKISSESDLRHNSFSKKKVLSTTPSIRPVLVEEEVEDEIDSCFGTIALFYEERDAIGVEEKAIPGVSDGIGGCDGGGGGLSGGSGGGSGESGMQSESMDSYYQRMINEYPGDALLLGNYARFLKEVKGDTVKAEEYCERAILGKASDGKVLSMYGELIWSNHKDGSRAQYYFDQAVKSAPDDSYVLASYARFLWDAGEDEDEDEDEDRLYVNSIKPFTTPPNHWPPLAAAS; the protein is encoded by the exons ATGCTTCTAAGAAGCGCCTCCACACCCATCTTCAGGTCATTCACGGAACCCGATCTCGGTCTCCGGATCAAGCCAATCCGACCCATTTCCATGTCTCTGTCCTCAATTAAGAAAATCTCATCAGAGAGCGACCTCCGGCACAATTCTTTTTCAAAGAAGAAGGTTCTTTCCACAACCCCATCAATTCGACCTGTCCTGGTCGAAGAAGAAGTAGAGGATGAAATAGATTCGTGTTTCGGAACAATTGCTTTGTTCTATGAGGAACGCGACGCAATTGGGGTAGAGGAAAAGGCAATTCCGGGTGTTTCCGATGGAATTGGGGGCTGCGATGGTGGAGGCGGCGGTTTATCCGGCGGAAGCGGAGGTGGTAGTGGTGAATCGGGAATGCAGAGTGAGAGCATGGATTCGTATTACCAGAGAATGATCAACGAATATCCTGGAGACGCTCTTTTGCTTGGAAACTACGCGAGGTTCTTGAAAGAG GTAAAAGGAGATACGGTGAAAGCAGAGGAGTATTGTGAGAGAGCAATATTGGGCAAGGCAAGTGATGGGAAAGTATTGTCGATGTATGGGGAACTAATATGGAGTAATCATAAAGATGGATCTCGCGCTCAATATTACTTTGATCAAGCCGTTAAGTCTGCACCTGATGACAG TTATGTACTTGCTTCCTATGCTCGATTCCTGTGGGATGCTGGagaggatgaggatgaggatgaagatgaagataggCTTTATGTCAACAGCATAAAACCATTCACAACCCCACCCAACCATTGGCCTCCATTGGCTGCTGCTTCATGA
- the LOC119997215 gene encoding TSET complex member tstD-like produces the protein MLMAVLISNSVGNILVERFNGVPMEERLHWRSFLVKLGADNLKGAKNEQLFVASHKSVYVVYTLFGDVCLYVIGKDQYDELALVEVIFVITASIKDICRKTPSERSFLDKYGRICLCLDEIIWKGILENTEKDRIKRLTRLKPPTEF, from the exons atgttgatgGCCGTTCTCATTTCCAACTCTGTCGGTAACATTCTCGTCGAACG ATTCAATGGCGTTCCTATGGAGGAGCGGCTGCATTGGCGGTCTTTTTTGGTGAAACTGGGAGCAGATAATCTAAAAGGAGCAAAAAATGAACAGCTTTTTGTCGCTTCACACAA GTCGGTTTATGTTGTTTACACCTTGTTTGGAGACGTCTGCCTTTACGTCATTGGCAAGGATCAATATGATGAACTTGCTT TGGTAGAGGTGATCTTCGTTATAACCGCATCAATCAAGGATATATGCCGAAAGACTCCAAGTGAGCGCTCATTTCTTGACAAGTATGGAAGGATTTGTCTGTGTCTTGATGAAATTATTTGGAAG GGAATCTTGGAGAATACAGAGAAAGATAGGATCAAGAGGTTGACAAGGTTGAAGCCTCCAACTGAGTTTTGA
- the LOC119996628 gene encoding EIN3-binding F-box protein 1-like — translation MSKLFGFSGDTDFCPGGPIYTNHKESSLLLSLGSHVDVYFPPRKRSRISAPYVLCGERFEQKKQPSIEVLPDECLFEIFRRLPGGQERCTSACVSKRWLSLVSNIRRDEICSNKETQSSKGEDIVSGNEVKYEVEDREVEGDGYLTRILEGKKATDVRLAAIAVGTDSRGGLGKLIIRGSNSVCKVTDVGLTAISRGCPSLRVLSLWNLSSVGDEGLFEIANGCQMLEKLDLCHCPAITDKALLAIAKSCPNLTDLTIESCPNIGNEGLQAVGKGCSNLKSISIRDCLLVGDQGIAGLLSSATFFLTKVKLQGLSISDVSLAVISHYGKAVTDLILTGLPNVTERGFWVLGNGQGLQKLKSFTVTSCQGVTDIGLKAIGKGCPNMKHFSLCKCAFLSDNGLVSFAKAVMSLESLQLEECHRITQIGFFGTLLTCGSKLKAFSLANCFGIKDQSLGVPKLSCKSLQSLAIRNCPGFGDASLNFLSKICPQLQHVELSGLQGITDAGLLPLIENSDAGLVEVNVSGCLNLTDKVVSSMTELHGWTLEVLNLDGCRKISDASLVAIAENCGLLNDLDFSKCAITDFGISALAGSNQLNLQFLSVSGCAYVSDKSLPAFGKMGQTLLGLNLQHCKAISSRTIDFLVEQLWRCDILS, via the exons ATGTCTAAGCTCTTTGGATTCAGTG GAGATACTGATTTTTGCCCCGGGGGCCCTATATACACCAACCACAAGGAGTCTAGCCTCCTTTTGTCACTTGGTAGTCATGTGGATGTGTATTTTCCTCCTCGCAAGAGGTCCCGCATCAGTGCTCCATAtgttctctgtggagagaggtttgagcaaAAGAAGCAGCCTTCTATCGAAGTTCTACCAGACGAATGTCTTTTTGAAATCTTCCGACGTTTGCCTGGAGGCCAGGAAAGGTGTACCAGTGCCTGTGTTTCTAAGCGCTGGCTTTCACTTGTAAGCAACATCCGCCGGGATGAAATTTGCAGCAACAAAGAAACCCAGTCTTCAAAGGGTGAAGATATTGTCAGTGGCAATGAAGTAAAGTATGAGGTTGAAGATCGGGAAGTTGAGGGTGATGGATACCTCACCAGAATCCTAGAAGGAAAGAAGGCCACAGATGTTAGACTTGCTGCCATTGCTGTTGGAACTGATAGTCGTGGAGGATTGGGTAAGCTTATAATTAGGGGAAGCAATTCTGTTTGCAAGGTGACGGATGTGGGCCTCACGGCAATTTCTCGTGGTTGCCCTTCTCTCAGGGTTCTTTCCTTGTGGAATTTATCTTCTGTAGGGGATGAAGGTCTGTTTGAGATCGCTAACGGTTGTCAAATGCTGGAGAAGCTTGACCTTTGCCATTGTCCTGCCATCACCGACAAGGCCTTGCTTGCGATTGCAAAGAGCTGCCCTAATCTTACAGATTTGACAATTGAATCTTGCCCAAACATCGGTAATGAAGGTTTGCAAGCTGTTGGCAAAGGTTGTTCCAATCTCAAATCCATTTCTATCAGAGATTGCCTCCTTGTCGGGGATCAAGGAATTGCTGGTCTGTTATCGTCTGCCACTTTTTTCCTGACAAAGGTGAAGCTTCAGGGGTTGAGCATTTCTGATGTGTCTCTTGCCGTTATTAGTCACTACGGCAAGGCTGTAACCGATCTTATCCTAACTGGCCTGCCAAATGTGACAGAGAGGGGATTCTGGGTCTTGGGTAATGGTCAAGGGTTGCAGAAGTTGAAGTCCTTCACTGTTACATCCTGCCAAGGAGTGACAGATATAGGACTCAAAGCCATTGGGAAAGGTTGCCCAAATATGAAACATTTTTCCCTTTGTAAATGTGCATTCTTATCCGACAATGGACTGGTCTCATTTGCCAAAGCTGTCATGTCACTTGAAAGCCTTCAATTGGAAGAATGCCATAGGATCACCCAAATTGGGTTTTTTGGTACACTTTTGACCTGTGGTTCCAAATTGAAGGCTTTTTCTTTGGCGAACTGTTTTGGTATTAAGGATCAAAGTCTAGGAGTGCCTAAACTGTCCTGCAAATCTCTGCAATCGTTAGCCATCAGGAACTGCCCTGGTTTTGGTGATGCCAGCCTGAATTTTTTGAGCAAGATCTGCCCTCAACTGCAGCATGTTGAATTGAGTGGGCTCCAGGGAATAACAGATGCTGGGCTGCTCCCTCTTATTGAGAACTCCGATGCTGGTCTAGTGGAAGTTAATGTCAGTGGATGCCTGAATTTGACTGACAAAGTGGTTTCATCTATGACAGAACTTCATGGTTGGACTCTTGAAGTGCTAAATCTAGATGGATGTAGGAAGATCAGTGATGCAAGCTTGGTGGCAATTGCAGAGAACTGTGGATTGCTTAATGATCTTGATTTCTCCAAGTGTGCAATTACTGATTTTGGGATTTCGGCCTTGGCTGGTTCGAACCAGCTCAATCTTCAGTTCCTTTCCGTTTCTGGTTGtgcatatgtatcagacaagagcTTGCCTGCCTTCGGTAAAATGGGTCAGACACTTTTGGGGTTGAATCTCCAGCACTGCAAGGCAATCAGCAGCCGCACAATTGACTTCCTTGTGGAGCAGTTGTGGAGGTGTGATATCCTTTCTTAA
- the LOC119996397 gene encoding trafficking protein particle complex II-specific subunit 120 homolog isoform X1, whose translation MDVLLPDPLTFGFKLVRHDREHAEKLDVPIESSICIDKGSVLAHDMTPMEVLVRNNTKEMIKSLSITCRDVAGENCAKSVKTTVLWSAAAVIDDANDILRARARTDSPDEPIFCQGYPFHVRVNGTVSFLAIYTH comes from the exons ATGGATGTTCTTCTGCCAGATCCATTGACATTTGGCTTCAAACTGGTTAGACATGATCGTGAACATGCTGAAAAGCTTGATGTTCCAATAGAGTCCAGTATATGCATTGATAAAGGTTCTGTGCTGGCACATGACATGACTCCTATGGAAGTTCTTGTTCGAAACAACACCAAGGAAATGATAAAGAGTCTTAGTATAACATGCAGGGATGTAGCTGGAGAGAATTGTGCCAAAAGTGTGAAGACCACTGTACTATGGTCTG CTGCCGCAGTGATTGATGATGCAAATGACATCCTCAGAGCTCGTGCAAGAACTGATTCCCCTGATGAACCAATCTTTTGTCAGGGATATCCATTCCATGTCCGTGTTAATGGGACTGTAAGTTTTCTTGCAATCTATACCCACTGA
- the LOC119996348 gene encoding uncharacterized protein LOC119996348 isoform X2: MDNSAVQPQQSISPISTSNQPHDAAGSSSNPSEFVNHGLLLWNQTRQQWLGNKKAKEWSQVREPTISWNATYESLLGTSKPFPHPAPLPEMVDFLVDVWEQGGLYD, from the exons ATGGACAATAGTGCAGTACAGCCCCAGCAAAGTATCTCACCAATAAGCACATCAAACCAGCCCCATGATGCTGCTGGCAGCTCAAGCAATCCTTCTGAATTTGTAAATCACG GTCTTCTTCTCTGGAACCAAACAAGGCAGCAATGGCTTGGAAACAAAAAAGCTAAGGAGTGGTCACAAGTTCGAGAGCCCACGATAAG TTGGAATGCGACTTATGAGAGTTTACTTGGGACTAGCAAGCCTTTCCCTCACCCTGCCCCTCTTCCT GAAATGGTGGATTTTCTAGTCGACGTTTGGGAGCAAGGTGGCTTGTATGACTGA